A single window of Arcobacter venerupis DNA harbors:
- a CDS encoding AMIN domain-containing protein, whose amino-acid sequence MKTLFLFTLTSILALNLNARENPFEPTTVFDQDLGKIVQLDEKAVKKSMEDAPYIQEMQEKMLNISSQNENKNKVEEKTSKPTTVIEDDSYSKREVDSLIQKTKKQTEQKAKELVKKEVQKNVEPTQVVYVKPRSDVADDEALLTKNILPFLKLEYNDNKLLITTSYEVSKKFSIVKENKIIIDYKGKVNFNTKKDSLESSAFPKIAVGNHKGEGYFRIAIELSDKPSKFDVTYKDNLITISKIN is encoded by the coding sequence ATGAAAACTTTATTTTTATTTACATTAACATCTATTTTAGCCTTAAATTTGAATGCAAGAGAAAATCCATTTGAACCAACAACAGTTTTTGACCAAGATCTTGGAAAGATAGTTCAATTAGATGAAAAAGCTGTAAAAAAATCTATGGAAGATGCTCCTTATATACAAGAGATGCAAGAGAAAATGCTTAATATTTCTTCACAAAATGAGAATAAAAATAAAGTTGAAGAAAAAACAAGTAAACCTACTACTGTTATTGAGGATGATTCATACTCAAAAAGAGAAGTTGATTCTTTAATTCAAAAAACAAAAAAACAAACTGAACAAAAAGCAAAAGAACTTGTAAAAAAAGAAGTTCAAAAAAATGTTGAACCAACACAAGTTGTTTATGTAAAACCAAGAAGTGATGTTGCTGATGATGAAGCTTTACTTACAAAAAATATACTACCATTTTTAAAGCTTGAATATAATGATAATAAATTACTAATTACTACTTCTTATGAGGTTTCTAAAAAATTCTCTATAGTTAAAGAAAATAAGATTATCATTGATTATAAAGGTAAAGTTAATTTCAATACAAAAAAAGATAGTTTAGAATCTAGTGCTTTCCCAAAAATTGCTGTAGGGAATCATAAAGGTGAAGGGTATTTTAGAATTGCTATTGAATTAAGTGACAAACCATCAAAATTTGATGTTACATATAAAGACAATTTAATTACTATTTCTAAAATAAACTAA
- a CDS encoding cation:proton antiporter, which translates to MSEEILIIISISLIIFSSPLVSKLLKLPTIPVEIMLGAFAAYFAFIVDNPIFHLVAELGFLYLMFLAGIEIDLKKLLCISPTMLKKSLLYNLVLFSSSVLITFYFDLGKIFIVILPLISIGVLAALKKEYGDTEWIKLAFIVGLIGEVLSIFALTTISAALEFGMGIDFYKTMALFMLFLVVMLIIYKLFHNFMWWFPEIKNYLMPEKDHQEQDIRISMAIFFLMITVMMYLHLEIAFGAFIAGIFITTFFEEHNKQLPHKLEHFGFGWLVPIFFISVGSSLEIQALLNWDLVIKALLITLAMVMIRLIASLLFIKEMGWNKFFMLGLSHSMPLTLLIAVSTIAYNNHTITQEYYYAFILASILEVLLVMIVIRIITNLVYFRNSN; encoded by the coding sequence ATGAGTGAAGAAATACTAATAATCATATCAATTTCGTTAATAATATTTTCTTCACCCTTAGTTTCAAAACTTTTAAAATTACCTACAATTCCTGTTGAAATTATGTTAGGCGCATTTGCTGCATATTTTGCTTTTATAGTAGATAATCCAATATTTCATCTAGTCGCAGAGTTGGGTTTTTTATATTTAATGTTTCTTGCTGGTATTGAAATTGACTTAAAAAAGCTTCTATGTATTTCTCCAACAATGCTAAAAAAATCTCTTTTATACAATCTTGTACTTTTCTCAAGTTCTGTTCTTATAACATTTTATTTTGATTTAGGAAAAATATTTATAGTTATCTTGCCTCTTATTTCAATTGGTGTATTAGCTGCACTTAAAAAAGAGTATGGAGATACTGAGTGGATTAAACTAGCATTTATTGTGGGTTTAATTGGAGAGGTATTATCAATTTTTGCTCTAACTACAATATCAGCTGCTTTAGAGTTTGGAATGGGCATTGATTTTTATAAAACAATGGCTTTATTTATGCTATTTTTAGTTGTTATGCTAATTATTTATAAGCTATTTCACAATTTCATGTGGTGGTTTCCTGAGATAAAAAACTATTTAATGCCAGAAAAAGATCATCAAGAACAAGATATTAGAATTTCAATGGCAATATTTTTCTTAATGATTACTGTTATGATGTATTTACATTTGGAAATTGCTTTTGGGGCATTTATCGCAGGTATTTTTATTACTACATTTTTTGAAGAGCATAATAAACAATTACCTCATAAATTAGAGCATTTTGGTTTTGGTTGGCTTGTTCCCATATTCTTTATTTCTGTAGGTTCATCTTTAGAAATACAAGCATTATTAAATTGGGATTTAGTCATTAAAGCATTATTGATAACTCTTGCTATGGTTATGATTAGATTAATAGCTTCTTTACTGTTTATAAAAGAGATGGGTTGGAATAAGTTCTTTATGTTAGGTTTATCACATTCAATGCCACTTACACTTTTAATCGCAGTAAGTACAATAGCATACAACAATCATACAATTACACAAGAATACTACTATGCATTTATTTTAGCTTCAATCCTTGAAGTATTACTTGTAATGATTGTTATTAGAATAATTACAAATTTAGTTTATTTTAGAAATAGTAATTAA
- a CDS encoding biotin synthase codes for MNDNNEEIFLCAICNVESGTCNEDCKFCTQSVRYKADIQRYTLKSIEQIVLEAAKARANGAVGFCLVTAGLGLTEKKTKFIAQAARAINKENLGLRLIACNGTATVEQLKELKAAGISNYNHNLETSRDFYPTICTTHSWDERYQTCLNVKEAGLKLVCGGIFGMGETQEDRISMLEAINSLDPMNVPLNFFHPNEALPIVKNTINREEAFDLITLARKMIPNAHKIMVAGGRELMFGDEQYEIFKRGANAFVIGDYLTTTGRTPKDDVDALESYGYKIAKNFHVMPDEK; via the coding sequence ATGAACGATAATAATGAAGAAATATTCTTATGTGCAATTTGTAATGTTGAAAGTGGTACATGTAATGAAGACTGTAAATTCTGTACACAAAGTGTAAGATATAAAGCTGATATTCAAAGATATACACTTAAAAGTATAGAACAAATTGTATTAGAAGCTGCAAAAGCTAGAGCAAATGGCGCAGTTGGATTTTGTTTAGTAACTGCTGGACTTGGTTTAACAGAGAAAAAAACTAAATTTATTGCCCAAGCTGCACGTGCAATTAATAAAGAAAATTTAGGACTTAGATTAATTGCCTGTAATGGAACAGCTACAGTTGAGCAGTTAAAAGAGTTAAAAGCAGCAGGAATTAGTAACTATAACCATAATTTAGAAACATCAAGAGATTTTTATCCAACAATTTGTACAACTCACTCTTGGGATGAAAGATACCAAACATGTTTAAATGTTAAAGAAGCAGGATTAAAACTTGTTTGTGGTGGAATTTTTGGAATGGGTGAAACTCAAGAAGATAGAATTTCGATGTTAGAAGCAATTAATTCATTAGATCCTATGAATGTTCCTTTAAACTTTTTCCATCCAAATGAAGCTTTACCTATTGTAAAAAATACAATAAATAGAGAAGAAGCTTTTGATTTAATTACTTTGGCACGAAAAATGATTCCAAATGCACATAAAATTATGGTTGCAGGTGGACGTGAGTTAATGTTTGGTGATGAGCAATATGAAATCTTTAAAAGAGGAGCTAATGCTTTTGTTATTGGAGATTATTTAACTACAACTGGAAGAACACCTAAAGATGATGTTGATGCCCTTGAATCTTATGGTTACAAAATTGCTAAAAATTTTCACGTAATGCCAGACGAGAAATAG
- a CDS encoding YfcE family phosphodiesterase: MKIGILSDSHLKSDYTKDVIDFLKKINCEYLIHAGDLCMEKNLQLLEESELKYIAVFGNNDRNLLNLSFKYNIKQEPYYFKIKDTTFKLMHLPYYLTPDSQIVIFGHTHIFECDYKNKTLFLNPGEVCAREKPLIECVQLEVKEKEYIISRYFKNINEINFTKEEYKYER, from the coding sequence ATGAAAATTGGAATACTATCTGATAGTCACCTAAAAAGTGACTATACGAAAGATGTTATTGATTTTCTAAAAAAGATTAATTGTGAGTATTTAATTCATGCTGGTGATTTATGTATGGAAAAAAATCTTCAATTATTGGAAGAATCTGAATTAAAATATATTGCTGTTTTTGGCAATAATGATAGAAATTTACTTAATTTATCTTTTAAATATAATATAAAACAAGAACCTTATTATTTTAAAATTAAAGATACAACCTTTAAATTAATGCATTTACCTTATTATTTAACTCCCGATAGCCAAATAGTGATTTTTGGGCATACTCATATTTTTGAATGTGATTATAAAAACAAAACACTTTTTTTAAATCCAGGGGAAGTTTGTGCAAGGGAAAAACCTTTGATTGAGTGTGTACAACTAGAGGTTAAAGAAAAAGAGTATATAATCTCGCGTTATTTTAAAAATATTAATGAAATAAATTTTACGAAAGAAGAGTATAAATATGAACGATAA
- the topA gene encoding type I DNA topoisomerase — translation MKNLVIVESPAKAKTISKFLGSDYTVMASMGHVRDLPKSQLGFDPDDNFKPKYLVSTDKKKVISDLKKHINKDTTIYLAADEDREGEAIAWHLIPALKIEKNPIKRIVFHEITKDAILEALAHPRDVDQNLVDAQQARRILDRAVGYELSPLLWKKVRYGLSAGRVQSVAVRIIVDRENEIRAFIPEEYWRVKADFINPELKAELAKINGKTSKVENEEQALKIEDSLNQGIYKLVDIEEKDSTRNPAAPFTTSTLQQEASRKLGLSVKQTMIVAQQLYEGNVGNIPGHTGGLITYMRTDSLNLSTVATTAAKAVIEEEYGKEYSLPKPRVYKSKAKGAQEAHEAIRPVNLALKPSEIKPYVENIQYKLYSLIWKRTLATQMAVAKIANTTYKIEAGKNKEFEFQVKGQRIIFAGFMKAYTEGSDNPEAALDSTEKILPNINVGTILELENLECEQNFTKPPARYTEASLVKKLESEGIGRPSTYAPTISTIQAREYVTKTEDKKLIPTPTGEVVNSFLVDHFSYIIDLGFTAKIEEEFDDIALGKITWEQVMRDFYGSFKKTIDEKETSVNKEDYLQVREIGTDPKSGKPVSARVGRFGPFIQIGTKDDEEKPKFVAIPDHLNMDTITFEEAMFLFTLPRVVGLDVNGEEIKANIGRFGPYLQVKTKYYSLKTDDPYTVDLNRALEIIKDLDEAKEKATIKTFDKEKIQVLTGQYGAYIKQGRKNFKIPKGMEANDLTLEQCLEIIAKDSKSPKTIKTITAKKTTTKKEPVVKKTTAKKTTTKKTTAKKSATK, via the coding sequence GTGAAGAATTTAGTAATAGTGGAGTCCCCAGCAAAAGCGAAAACAATATCGAAATTTTTAGGTAGTGATTACACAGTAATGGCCTCAATGGGGCATGTAAGAGACTTACCAAAATCTCAATTAGGTTTTGACCCAGATGATAACTTTAAACCAAAATATTTAGTATCAACAGATAAGAAAAAAGTAATAAGCGATTTAAAAAAACATATTAACAAAGATACAACCATTTACCTAGCGGCCGATGAGGATAGGGAAGGGGAAGCTATTGCTTGGCACTTAATTCCTGCATTAAAAATCGAAAAAAATCCTATAAAAAGAATTGTATTTCATGAAATTACAAAAGATGCAATTTTAGAAGCTTTAGCACATCCAAGAGATGTGGATCAAAATTTAGTTGATGCTCAACAAGCAAGAAGAATTTTAGATAGAGCCGTAGGATATGAACTTTCGCCACTTTTATGGAAAAAAGTAAGATATGGACTAAGTGCAGGTCGTGTTCAATCAGTTGCAGTTAGAATCATCGTTGACAGAGAAAATGAAATTAGAGCATTTATTCCAGAAGAGTATTGGAGAGTAAAAGCTGATTTTATTAATCCTGAATTAAAAGCAGAGTTGGCAAAAATAAATGGTAAAACTTCAAAAGTTGAAAATGAAGAACAAGCATTAAAAATTGAGGACTCTTTAAATCAAGGCATTTACAAACTTGTAGATATTGAAGAAAAAGATAGCACTAGAAATCCAGCAGCTCCTTTTACAACTTCAACACTTCAACAAGAAGCAAGTAGAAAACTTGGACTTTCAGTTAAACAAACAATGATTGTTGCACAACAACTTTATGAAGGGAATGTAGGTAATATTCCAGGCCACACAGGCGGTTTAATTACTTATATGAGAACTGACTCATTAAACCTTTCAACAGTTGCTACAACTGCTGCTAAAGCTGTAATTGAAGAAGAGTATGGGAAAGAGTATTCTCTTCCAAAACCAAGAGTTTACAAATCAAAAGCAAAAGGTGCACAAGAAGCCCATGAAGCAATCAGACCTGTAAATTTAGCTTTAAAACCAAGTGAAATAAAACCTTATGTTGAAAATATTCAATACAAACTTTATAGTCTTATTTGGAAAAGAACACTTGCAACTCAAATGGCTGTTGCAAAAATAGCAAATACAACTTATAAAATTGAAGCAGGGAAAAATAAGGAGTTTGAATTTCAAGTAAAAGGTCAAAGAATTATTTTTGCAGGATTCATGAAAGCTTATACAGAAGGTAGTGATAATCCTGAAGCTGCACTTGATAGTACTGAAAAAATCTTACCAAATATTAATGTTGGAACAATTTTAGAGTTAGAAAATCTAGAGTGTGAACAAAATTTTACAAAACCACCTGCTCGTTATACGGAAGCTTCATTAGTTAAAAAACTTGAAAGTGAGGGAATTGGACGTCCTTCAACTTATGCTCCAACAATTTCAACAATTCAAGCAAGAGAATATGTAACAAAAACTGAAGACAAAAAATTAATTCCGACACCAACAGGTGAAGTTGTAAATAGTTTTTTAGTTGACCATTTTTCTTATATTATTGATTTAGGTTTTACTGCAAAAATTGAAGAAGAGTTTGATGATATTGCACTTGGTAAAATTACTTGGGAACAAGTGATGAGAGACTTTTATGGTAGTTTCAAAAAAACTATTGATGAAAAAGAGACAAGTGTAAATAAAGAAGATTATTTACAAGTACGAGAAATTGGAACAGACCCAAAATCAGGAAAACCCGTTAGTGCCCGTGTAGGAAGATTTGGTCCATTTATTCAAATTGGAACAAAAGATGATGAAGAAAAACCAAAATTTGTGGCAATTCCAGATCATTTAAATATGGACACAATTACATTTGAAGAAGCAATGTTTTTATTTACTCTTCCTAGGGTTGTAGGTCTTGATGTAAATGGTGAAGAAATTAAAGCAAATATTGGAAGATTTGGTCCGTATTTACAAGTAAAAACTAAATATTATTCATTAAAAACTGACGACCCTTATACTGTTGATTTAAATAGAGCTTTAGAGATAATAAAAGATTTAGATGAAGCAAAAGAAAAGGCTACAATAAAAACATTTGATAAGGAAAAAATCCAAGTTTTAACTGGACAATATGGAGCTTATATAAAACAAGGTAGAAAGAATTTCAAAATTCCAAAAGGAATGGAAGCAAATGATTTAACTCTTGAACAATGTTTAGAAATAATTGCAAAAGATTCAAAATCTCCTAAAACAATAAAAACTATAACTGCTAAAAAAACAACAACAAAAAAAGAGCCAGTAGTTAAGAAAACAACAGCTAAAAAGACAACGACTAAAAAAACGACAGCAAAAAAGAGTGCTACTAAATAA
- a CDS encoding UDP-N-acetylmuramate dehydrogenase, with product MLNSIRTIDFKKYSSIKIGPVLDVLEINEIGDYSDYQIIGRGNNLLISPNVNKNFAILGSAFDYIKQEGNLLYVGCATTSGKLLTFTRNNDIANLEFLAKLPGNLGGLVKMNAGLKSWEMFNYIHSIKTKDGYIKKEDVEYSYRETKLDTIVYEVVFNIEYGFSKDMLKEFNKMRDNQPRVPSAGSCFKNPKGDFAGRLIQEIGLKGQRRGDMSFSEEHANFLVNYGDGTFEDAIYLIEVAKKKIKEQFNIDIEEEIIIYK from the coding sequence ATGTTAAATAGTATAAGAACAATTGATTTTAAAAAATACTCTTCAATAAAAATAGGTCCAGTTTTAGATGTTTTAGAGATAAATGAAATAGGTGATTATAGTGATTATCAAATTATTGGAAGAGGTAATAATCTTTTAATTTCTCCAAATGTAAATAAAAATTTTGCAATTTTAGGTTCAGCTTTTGATTATATTAAGCAAGAAGGGAATCTTCTTTATGTAGGATGTGCAACAACATCAGGTAAACTTCTTACGTTTACAAGAAATAATGACATTGCAAACTTAGAATTTTTAGCCAAACTTCCTGGAAATTTAGGTGGTTTAGTAAAAATGAACGCAGGACTTAAATCTTGGGAAATGTTTAATTATATTCATAGTATAAAAACAAAAGATGGATATATAAAAAAAGAAGATGTAGAATATTCATATAGAGAAACTAAACTTGATACTATTGTTTATGAAGTAGTTTTTAATATTGAGTACGGTTTTAGTAAAGATATGTTAAAAGAGTTTAATAAAATGAGGGATAACCAACCCCGTGTGCCAAGTGCCGGAAGCTGTTTTAAAAACCCAAAAGGTGATTTTGCAGGAAGATTAATTCAAGAGATTGGATTAAAAGGACAAAGGCGAGGTGATATGAGTTTTTCAGAAGAACATGCAAATTTTTTAGTAAATTATGGTGACGGAACTTTTGAAGATGCGATATATTTGATAGAAGTAGCAAAGAAAAAAATAAAAGAGCAGTTTAATATAGATATAGAAGAAGAGATTATTATTTACAAGTAA
- a CDS encoding menaquinone biosynthesis family protein has product MKTISVAHSPDADDIFMYYAIKFGWVTPKDAKFENIADDIESLNQATLKGEYDICAISFALYPFVKDDYALLKTAVSFGEGYGPKLIKKKGVKLKKNFKVALSGEFTTNALLFRIAYPDARVTYLNFLEIEEAVLNGTVDAGVLIHESILTYNNELEVEREMWDIWVELSGGDLPLPLGGMCLRRSIPLHSAIDYENTLIKAVEVANKNRRVLAPMLLEKGLIRVDAETLDKYLDLYANDNSVKMSEIQYKALDKLYELGYKNGFYENLIKAEDFLIPNEYAELRAR; this is encoded by the coding sequence TTGAAAACTATAAGTGTAGCTCATTCACCAGATGCTGATGATATTTTTATGTATTACGCCATTAAATTTGGTTGGGTTACTCCAAAAGATGCTAAGTTTGAAAATATTGCAGATGATATTGAAAGTTTAAATCAAGCAACATTAAAAGGTGAATATGACATTTGTGCAATTTCCTTTGCCTTATATCCTTTTGTAAAAGATGATTATGCTCTATTAAAAACGGCTGTTTCTTTTGGTGAGGGATATGGACCAAAACTTATAAAGAAAAAAGGTGTAAAGTTAAAGAAAAACTTTAAAGTTGCCCTTAGTGGAGAGTTTACAACAAATGCACTTTTATTTAGAATTGCTTATCCAGATGCAAGAGTTACCTATTTGAACTTTTTAGAAATAGAAGAAGCTGTTTTAAATGGAACAGTTGATGCTGGTGTATTAATTCATGAATCAATTTTAACTTATAATAATGAGTTAGAAGTAGAGCGTGAAATGTGGGACATTTGGGTTGAACTTAGTGGTGGAGATTTACCCTTACCCCTTGGTGGAATGTGTTTAAGACGTTCAATTCCACTTCACAGTGCAATAGATTATGAAAATACTTTGATAAAAGCAGTTGAAGTAGCAAATAAAAACAGACGTGTATTAGCCCCAATGTTATTAGAAAAAGGTTTGATTAGAGTTGATGCAGAAACTTTAGATAAATATTTAGATTTATATGCAAATGATAACTCAGTTAAAATGAGTGAAATTCAATATAAAGCCTTAGATAAATTGTATGAGTTAGGATATAAAAATGGCTTTTATGAAAATCTAATAAAAGCAGAAGATTTTTTAATTCCAAATGAGTATGCAGAGTTAAGAGCAAGATAA
- a CDS encoding transglycosylase SLT domain-containing protein gives MKKIITLFLLLFNFAFSNSLGLTPIDIIILKKIKSLTDDNYMKYTLMAIAIKESSVGKKLINPISNDYGLFQSNIKSVIRRQKVPDTMFNRQYFAKKLVYDVGFSTANAIVEIDFWRKVHKDNWIKIWASYNTGWQYKSDTGLEYATSVFDIIKKLKFEYDL, from the coding sequence ATGAAAAAAATTATTACGCTATTTTTACTTCTTTTTAATTTTGCTTTTTCAAACTCTTTGGGTTTAACTCCAATTGATATTATAATTTTAAAAAAAATAAAATCACTAACAGATGATAATTATATGAAATATACTTTAATGGCAATTGCAATAAAAGAATCATCAGTTGGCAAAAAATTAATCAATCCAATAAGTAATGATTATGGACTATTTCAATCAAATATTAAAAGTGTAATAAGAAGACAAAAAGTCCCAGATACAATGTTTAATAGACAATATTTTGCAAAAAAACTTGTCTATGATGTGGGCTTTTCAACTGCAAATGCAATTGTTGAAATTGACTTTTGGAGAAAAGTACACAAAGACAATTGGATAAAAATTTGGGCAAGTTATAATACTGGATGGCAATATAAAAGCGACACAGGTTTAGAATATGCAACATCGGTTTTTGATATAATTAAAAAGCTAAAATTTGAATATGATTTATAA
- the nuoN gene encoding NADH-quinone oxidoreductase subunit NuoN, producing the protein MLEPIKISLESLNLGTIAPVSIAIIGALSILLTDIFNKNKHKSLYVILVVLFLIFDLFTLLAFHGDQRGMFDLMLLDGIAVLSQCIIIIGSIFFVFLGLSKLRLQEFRHAEYFALYLFAVAGFQFMVSSDSLIMIFVGLETSSLALYTMIAMHNRMVSIEAAVKYFTMGALAAAFFVFAAMIFYAITGTVELSQMAEVLTQEGFLSHENYANYVLVLVGFSFMFAAIGFKLSLFPYHIWVPDVYQGSTSAMAGFLSVIPKMAGFVVALRFFEIFIHANDIIIQTMLYVTVILTMTIPNLIALQQKDIKRMLAYSSISNAGMAMAAIVIGTQQATNALFLYWILFTITNFGAFGMLWLNRGKEFKDYESPYSFKKFSGLAQISPFTASILGMFLFALTGLPPFALFWGKMYLVASAVNAGHIALAIIIVLNSVIAAYYYLRPVSYMFLRDPEKGANARFMQNATTPMKSVVGFVVFLTLISILLIDPLLNIISSYVVSSGF; encoded by the coding sequence ATGCTTGAACCTATAAAAATAAGTCTAGAAAGTTTAAATCTAGGAACTATTGCACCCGTATCTATAGCGATTATTGGAGCTTTGAGTATTTTATTAACGGATATTTTTAATAAAAATAAACATAAATCACTTTATGTAATTTTAGTTGTATTATTTTTGATTTTTGATTTATTTACTCTTTTAGCTTTTCATGGTGATCAAAGAGGAATGTTTGATTTAATGTTATTAGATGGAATTGCAGTTTTATCTCAATGTATAATAATTATTGGTTCAATATTTTTTGTATTTTTAGGATTATCAAAATTAAGACTTCAAGAGTTTAGACATGCTGAATATTTTGCATTGTATTTATTTGCGGTTGCAGGATTCCAATTTATGGTAAGTTCTGATTCTTTGATAATGATATTTGTTGGACTTGAAACATCATCACTTGCTTTGTATACAATGATTGCTATGCATAATAGAATGGTATCAATTGAAGCTGCAGTTAAATACTTTACAATGGGTGCCTTAGCGGCTGCATTTTTTGTATTTGCTGCAATGATATTTTATGCAATAACAGGTACTGTTGAGTTATCTCAAATGGCAGAAGTTTTAACACAAGAAGGTTTCTTATCCCATGAAAATTATGCTAATTATGTTTTGGTATTAGTTGGATTTTCATTTATGTTTGCAGCTATTGGATTTAAATTATCGTTATTCCCTTATCATATTTGGGTTCCAGATGTTTATCAAGGATCAACTTCTGCAATGGCAGGATTTTTATCTGTAATCCCTAAAATGGCTGGATTTGTAGTAGCCTTGAGATTTTTTGAGATATTTATTCATGCAAATGATATTATTATTCAAACTATGCTTTATGTAACAGTTATTTTAACAATGACAATTCCTAATTTAATTGCTTTACAGCAAAAAGATATTAAAAGAATGCTTGCATATTCATCTATTTCAAATGCTGGAATGGCAATGGCTGCAATTGTTATTGGAACACAACAAGCAACTAATGCTTTATTCTTATATTGGATTTTATTTACAATTACAAATTTTGGTGCCTTTGGAATGTTATGGCTTAATAGAGGAAAAGAATTCAAAGATTATGAATCTCCTTATAGCTTTAAAAAATTTTCAGGACTCGCACAAATATCACCATTTACAGCTTCAATATTAGGAATGTTTTTATTTGCATTAACTGGACTTCCTCCTTTTGCACTATTTTGGGGTAAAATGTATTTAGTTGCAAGTGCTGTAAATGCGGGGCATATTGCACTAGCAATTATAATTGTTTTAAACTCTGTAATTGCTGCTTATTACTATTTAAGACCAGTTTCATATATGTTCTTAAGAGACCCAGAAAAAGGTGCAAATGCAAGGTTTATGCAAAATGCAACAACACCTATGAAATCTGTAGTTGGGTTTGTTGTATTTTTAACACTTATTTCTATTTTATTAATAGATCCACTTTTAAATATTATTTCATCTTACGTAGTAAGCTCAGGTTTTTAA